From Priestia aryabhattai, one genomic window encodes:
- a CDS encoding NAD-dependent protein deacylase: MSKQYKELKQLIDDAKHICFFTGAGMSTESGIPDFRSQNGLYRQNKSFVDIVAADFYEQYPREFWPLFKEIFHIKMLHQYKANTGHRFIAGLEAAKTVHVITQNIDGLHQDAGSTNVFEIHGSIKRAHCPSCKEEYDLAYLNQSALPQCTVCERLLKPNVVLFGDAIHQFDEAVTAALASDLFIVLGSSLEVAPINQIPLLVSRYNRTNMVMINKEPTHYDYLFDLVIYDSIGQVVANL, translated from the coding sequence ATGTCAAAACAGTACAAAGAATTAAAACAGCTCATTGATGATGCTAAACACATTTGTTTTTTTACGGGAGCAGGGATGAGCACAGAGTCAGGAATACCTGACTTTCGCTCTCAAAATGGCTTATATCGCCAAAACAAAAGCTTTGTGGACATAGTAGCTGCTGACTTTTATGAACAGTATCCTCGTGAATTTTGGCCTCTGTTTAAAGAAATTTTTCATATTAAAATGCTGCATCAGTATAAAGCGAATACGGGCCATCGCTTTATTGCAGGACTAGAAGCAGCCAAAACCGTGCATGTTATTACGCAAAATATTGATGGATTGCACCAAGATGCAGGAAGCACGAACGTTTTTGAAATTCATGGCTCCATTAAACGAGCTCATTGTCCGAGCTGTAAAGAAGAGTATGATTTGGCTTATTTAAATCAGTCAGCTCTCCCACAATGTACAGTGTGTGAGCGCCTTTTAAAGCCAAATGTTGTTCTCTTTGGAGATGCAATTCATCAGTTCGATGAAGCAGTTACAGCAGCGCTGGCATCTGATTTGTTCATCGTGCTTGGTTCATCTCTTGAAGTAGCACCGATTAATCAGATTCCGCTGCTTGTGAGCCGATATAATCGTACAAACATGGTGATGATTAATAAAGAACCTACGCATTACGATTATTTGTTTGATTTGGTTATCTATGATTCCATTGGACAAGTGGTAGCAAATTTATAA
- a CDS encoding GntR family transcriptional regulator — MKQSLDHQRPIFQQIKETIEENILNDAFPEEERVPSTNEFAKMYRINPATAAKGINQLVDRGILYKKRGIGMFVCPGAKEVLLTQRKEEFYNRFIVPLKKEAQHLGITVKELKELLDKGEIK; from the coding sequence ATGAAACAATCATTAGATCATCAGCGACCAATTTTTCAACAAATTAAAGAAACTATCGAAGAAAATATTTTGAATGATGCTTTTCCAGAAGAAGAGAGAGTACCGTCTACGAATGAATTTGCCAAAATGTATCGCATTAACCCTGCAACAGCAGCTAAAGGAATTAATCAGCTAGTCGACCGCGGAATATTGTATAAAAAGAGAGGGATAGGGATGTTTGTATGTCCTGGAGCCAAAGAAGTATTGCTTACACAAAGAAAAGAAGAATTTTATAACCGTTTTATCGTACCGTTGAAAAAAGAAGCACAGCATTTAGGGATTACGGTAAAAGAGTTAAAAGAGCTGTTAGATAAGGGGGAAATAAAATGA
- a CDS encoding hemolysin family protein: MDIFNLILLAVLIALTAFFVATEFAIIRVRSSKVDQLIAEGSSNAKAAKQVISNLDEYLSACQLGITITALGIGWLGEPTFSHLLSPLLDQLGISGALTKVLSVAISFAVVTFINVVVGELAPKTFAIQKAEKVTLLFVRPLILFYKVTYPFIWLLNSSSRLITGLFGLKPASENELAHSEEELRILLSESYKSGEINQSEFKYVSKIFDFDDRVAKEIMVPRTEVVSIDQEDTVEYILDMVQEERFTRYPVIDGDKDHIIGMVNMKEILTEIVMNNSKEKINLKQYIRPVIEVIESIPIHDLLLKMQRERIHMAILIDEYGGTAGIVTVEDILEEIVGEIRDEFDADELPLIQKVKHDHYIVDGKLLVSELNELLGTTIDDTDVDTIGGWVLTEKYDVKQGESLSFDQYDFTVTKMEGHHIQYIDVIKKRQVHQSTDEAVNVSDMNQSQALSS, translated from the coding sequence TTGGACATATTTAACTTGATTTTACTAGCGGTACTGATTGCATTAACTGCTTTTTTCGTTGCTACCGAGTTTGCGATTATTCGCGTGAGGAGTTCCAAAGTGGATCAGCTTATAGCAGAAGGGAGCAGCAATGCAAAAGCTGCGAAGCAAGTTATTTCAAATTTAGATGAATACTTATCTGCGTGTCAGCTTGGTATTACGATTACTGCGCTGGGAATTGGTTGGTTAGGAGAGCCTACATTTTCGCATCTCCTGTCACCATTACTTGATCAACTAGGGATAAGCGGAGCTTTAACAAAAGTACTATCTGTTGCGATTTCTTTTGCGGTTGTTACATTTATAAACGTTGTGGTCGGAGAGCTTGCTCCGAAAACATTTGCAATTCAAAAAGCAGAGAAAGTCACTTTATTATTTGTTCGTCCGCTTATACTCTTTTATAAAGTAACCTATCCTTTCATTTGGCTATTAAACAGTTCTTCGCGTTTAATAACAGGGTTATTTGGTCTAAAGCCTGCTTCAGAAAATGAGCTTGCACACAGTGAAGAAGAGCTTCGCATCTTGTTATCAGAAAGCTATAAAAGCGGTGAAATCAATCAATCGGAGTTTAAATATGTAAGTAAAATTTTTGACTTTGATGATCGCGTTGCCAAGGAAATTATGGTGCCCCGTACGGAAGTCGTTTCGATTGACCAGGAAGATACGGTCGAATACATCCTTGATATGGTGCAAGAAGAACGGTTTACCCGCTATCCGGTCATCGATGGAGATAAAGACCATATTATTGGAATGGTCAATATGAAAGAGATTTTAACCGAGATTGTAATGAACAACAGCAAGGAAAAAATAAATTTAAAACAGTATATCCGTCCTGTTATTGAAGTAATTGAGTCGATTCCTATTCATGATTTATTGCTTAAGATGCAGCGTGAACGTATTCATATGGCTATTTTAATTGATGAATACGGAGGAACAGCAGGGATTGTAACAGTAGAGGATATTTTAGAGGAAATTGTCGGTGAAATTCGGGATGAATTTGATGCTGATGAACTTCCATTAATTCAGAAAGTCAAACACGATCATTATATTGTAGATGGAAAGTTATTAGTAAGTGAGCTTAACGAGCTGCTTGGCACAACAATTGATGATACGGATGTCGATACAATTGGAGGCTGGGTCTTGACGGAAAAATATGACGTCAAGCAGGGAGAGAGCCTTAGCTTTGATCAGTATGACTTTACTGTTACGAAAATGGAAGGGCATCACATTCAATATATTGATGTGATAAAAAAACGTCAGGTGCATCAAAGCACGGATGAAGCGGTTAATGTGTCAGACATGAACCAGTCACAGGCTTTATCTTCATAA
- a CDS encoding ABC transporter ATP-binding protein — protein MNIETQLLNKCYGSKQVLKDISLTLVQNKIYGLLGRNGAGKTTLMQIVAGHIPVTTGEVKVGNQSPFENRSVLQNICLINESGNFKKTLKVKDVLKIASLFYPYWSQETAERLMGEFDLDSNMKVKALSKGMESALGIVVGLSSRTSITIFDEPYIGLDAAMRAGFYELLLDEYEDYPRTFIISTHLIDEVSNLFEEVLIMQKGKLILQDTAENLQQRCVSVKGPKSQVEEYEKGKQVIHEQVFGGEKKIVLFNEDIHAEELVDSSFNVEAVHIQDIMIYLTANRGGVA, from the coding sequence ATGAATATAGAAACGCAGCTGTTGAATAAATGCTATGGATCTAAACAAGTGTTAAAAGACATTTCACTTACGCTAGTACAAAATAAAATATACGGGTTGCTAGGGAGAAACGGAGCGGGCAAAACGACTCTTATGCAAATTGTAGCCGGACATATTCCAGTTACGACAGGAGAGGTAAAAGTGGGAAATCAATCTCCGTTTGAAAACCGCTCTGTTTTGCAAAACATCTGCTTAATTAACGAAAGCGGAAATTTCAAAAAAACATTAAAAGTCAAAGACGTACTAAAAATCGCCTCACTTTTTTATCCTTATTGGAGCCAAGAAACGGCTGAGAGGCTTATGGGAGAGTTTGATTTAGATTCGAATATGAAAGTTAAGGCATTATCTAAAGGAATGGAATCAGCGTTAGGAATTGTTGTTGGGCTATCTTCTCGAACAAGCATCACAATCTTTGATGAACCTTATATTGGACTTGATGCTGCGATGAGAGCAGGTTTTTATGAACTTTTATTAGATGAATATGAAGATTATCCACGCACGTTTATTATTTCGACGCACTTAATTGATGAAGTAAGTAATTTATTTGAAGAAGTACTAATTATGCAAAAAGGAAAGCTGATTCTTCAAGACACGGCAGAAAATTTGCAGCAGCGCTGTGTAAGTGTAAAAGGGCCTAAAAGTCAAGTTGAAGAATATGAAAAAGGAAAGCAAGTAATCCATGAACAAGTATTCGGGGGAGAGAAAAAAATAGTGCTGTTTAATGAAGATATTCATGCTGAAGAACTTGTCGACAGTTCATTTAATGTAGAAGCTGTTCACATACAGGATATTATGATTTATCTTACAGCAAATCGTGGAGGTGTAGCGTAA
- a CDS encoding 5' nucleotidase, NT5C type has product MHTLLIDMDSVICDLMTDWHNQYNKDYGDSLSVEKLKCWESEKYVKPECGTKIYDYLDQPGLFLHLKPLPHALEVLKRLYERFAILIVTSSRTYAYTEKEQWVEKHLPFIGKYNIVFTHQKDKVYGDLLFDDAPHNLKAFQATGRHAVAMSYPYNEEVNVPRVDDWLQFEQYVNTYFKEC; this is encoded by the coding sequence ATGCACACCCTTTTAATTGACATGGATTCTGTCATTTGTGACCTTATGACAGATTGGCATAACCAATATAACAAAGATTATGGTGACAGCTTATCGGTTGAAAAGTTAAAATGCTGGGAATCAGAAAAGTATGTAAAGCCAGAGTGCGGCACAAAAATTTATGACTACCTCGATCAGCCGGGGCTTTTTTTACATTTAAAACCTCTGCCTCATGCTCTTGAGGTTCTTAAACGACTTTATGAAAGGTTTGCTATTTTAATTGTCACGAGCAGCCGTACCTATGCTTATACAGAAAAAGAACAGTGGGTTGAAAAACACCTTCCGTTTATCGGAAAGTACAATATCGTGTTTACACACCAAAAAGATAAAGTATATGGAGACTTGCTATTTGATGATGCACCGCATAATTTGAAGGCTTTTCAAGCTACAGGTCGCCATGCTGTTGCCATGAGCTACCCGTATAACGAAGAAGTAAATGTCCCTCGTGTGGACGACTGGCTTCAGTTTGAACAGTACGTAAACACTTATTTTAAAGAATGTTGA
- a CDS encoding spore germination protein: MLDSKFQPNADYTVQTFLDLVGQNTDVGSKKLWLSPTKYICIIYLQGLVDGEKLDNLTQHIVETKAKSETQTIDDIDSFISVIKDKEVYTYKQAISCFFKGQPLLFISESTTAYSLNMSMTKQRSLSEPTTEKVVRGPKIALIENLDENLGLLRQRSTEEEMVIEDIYIGNAKEHRTSIVFHNKHCQTHIVNQVREKLLDIPLDNIQDSGMIEEFLEEAPYSPFPQVQNTERPDRVLAAVNEGRVAILVDGSPFALLVPTTFDMIMKSPDDYYERWIAGSLLRLLRYLSIFITLFFSAIYISLVSFNQGLLPTELAITIAATRENVPFSPFIEAVVMEVTLELLREAGLRLPTPVGQTVGLVGGVVIGQAAVEAHIVSSVMIIVVSVSAIASFTVPQYGIGLSFRILRFVSMMIAAIFGLYGVTMFFLILVIHLTKLESFGMAYFKPFFALNKKAWKDSYVRLPNKSLKQSKNKSQQN, from the coding sequence ATGCTCGATTCAAAATTTCAGCCCAATGCAGACTACACCGTTCAAACGTTTCTAGATTTGGTGGGTCAAAATACAGATGTTGGTTCCAAAAAATTATGGCTGTCTCCCACAAAATATATATGCATTATTTATCTCCAAGGATTAGTCGACGGAGAAAAACTTGATAATCTTACTCAGCATATTGTTGAGACCAAAGCAAAAAGTGAAACGCAAACAATCGATGACATTGACTCGTTTATTTCTGTCATTAAAGACAAAGAAGTCTATACATACAAGCAAGCGATTTCCTGTTTTTTTAAAGGTCAGCCTTTGCTGTTTATTAGCGAAAGCACCACTGCATACTCACTGAATATGTCTATGACAAAACAGCGCTCTTTAAGCGAACCTACAACGGAAAAAGTGGTGCGCGGTCCTAAAATTGCGCTTATCGAAAACTTAGATGAAAACCTCGGGCTTTTAAGGCAGCGGTCTACCGAAGAAGAAATGGTTATTGAAGACATTTATATTGGAAATGCAAAGGAACATCGTACAAGTATCGTTTTTCACAATAAACACTGCCAAACTCACATTGTGAATCAAGTGCGAGAGAAATTATTAGACATTCCTTTAGATAACATTCAAGACTCAGGAATGATTGAAGAATTTTTAGAAGAAGCACCTTACTCTCCATTTCCGCAAGTACAAAATACCGAAAGACCAGATCGTGTTCTTGCTGCAGTCAATGAAGGGCGAGTAGCCATTTTAGTAGATGGTTCTCCTTTTGCTCTTTTAGTGCCTACAACTTTCGATATGATTATGAAATCACCCGATGATTATTACGAAAGATGGATAGCAGGTTCATTGCTAAGATTACTAAGGTACTTGTCTATTTTTATTACCCTATTCTTTTCAGCTATTTATATTTCACTCGTTTCGTTTAACCAAGGTCTGCTTCCAACGGAACTAGCTATTACCATTGCGGCCACACGAGAAAACGTTCCTTTTTCTCCTTTTATCGAAGCAGTGGTCATGGAAGTGACGCTTGAATTATTGCGCGAAGCCGGGCTGCGCCTCCCTACTCCCGTTGGACAAACAGTTGGACTTGTAGGCGGGGTTGTTATTGGTCAAGCAGCGGTGGAAGCCCATATCGTTAGCTCCGTTATGATTATTGTTGTATCTGTATCGGCAATTGCGTCCTTTACCGTTCCTCAGTACGGAATTGGACTTTCGTTTCGAATATTGCGTTTCGTATCTATGATGATTGCAGCAATCTTTGGATTATATGGAGTCACCATGTTTTTCCTTATTCTCGTCATTCACCTAACCAAACTCGAAAGTTTTGGTATGGCTTACTTCAAACCGTTTTTTGCGTTAAATAAAAAAGCATGGAAAGACTCTTATGTTCGTCTTCCAAACAAAAGCCTAAAACAGTCTAAAAATAAATCTCAACAAAACTGA
- a CDS encoding GerAB/ArcD/ProY family transporter: MEQSQSQSSKLLSDFYAISIISSTMLGVGLLTLPSSITNQTNNADGWIVLIMDGLLFIGIVLFLVWMVKYFTISCMFDFTQEVTGKLIGNIFNFAIVVYFTSVASFEVRAMAEMIHFYLLETMPIELIILSFILTGVYLITGGIDSIGKVMALCFPVTVIILLILYLLSIGMVDLKNLQPVLADGFSPLLAAFTTVSVSFLGIEIIVFLPKHMKNKNHLRKVSIIGFSIPLLLYIVTYVLVVGALSVPEVKTTVWPTIEFVQTHEVKGIFFERLELFLLIVWLLQFFLTFVMYFFLAVSGFKKIFKNRSTTNIIFLVPVLFMSSLAPKTASDVSNYSTVLGWAFLVTFLVIPLFFSMLMKMKKVVFK; encoded by the coding sequence ATGGAACAATCACAGTCACAATCAAGCAAGCTTCTTTCAGATTTTTATGCTATTTCAATTATTTCTTCAACCATGCTGGGCGTCGGTTTATTAACACTGCCAAGCAGCATTACAAACCAGACAAATAATGCAGATGGATGGATTGTACTTATTATGGACGGCCTTTTGTTTATTGGAATTGTTCTTTTTTTAGTCTGGATGGTTAAGTATTTTACGATTAGCTGTATGTTTGATTTCACGCAAGAAGTAACCGGCAAGCTGATTGGAAATATATTCAACTTTGCTATAGTCGTTTATTTCACATCTGTAGCAAGTTTCGAAGTAAGAGCTATGGCAGAGATGATTCATTTTTATTTACTGGAAACGATGCCCATTGAATTAATTATCCTTTCGTTTATTTTGACAGGCGTCTATTTAATCACTGGCGGTATTGATTCTATCGGAAAAGTAATGGCGCTATGTTTCCCTGTAACGGTCATCATTCTTCTTATCTTATATCTTCTTAGCATCGGAATGGTGGATTTAAAAAACTTGCAGCCTGTATTAGCTGACGGATTCAGCCCGCTTCTTGCTGCTTTTACAACCGTCTCTGTTTCCTTTTTAGGAATCGAAATCATTGTATTTCTTCCAAAACATATGAAAAACAAAAATCATTTACGAAAAGTTTCTATCATCGGATTTTCCATTCCTTTACTTTTATATATTGTCACTTACGTATTAGTTGTAGGAGCTTTATCCGTCCCGGAAGTAAAAACAACCGTTTGGCCTACAATTGAATTTGTTCAGACACATGAAGTAAAAGGAATTTTCTTTGAGAGACTCGAATTATTTTTGCTTATTGTTTGGCTTCTTCAGTTTTTTTTAACCTTTGTAATGTATTTCTTTTTAGCCGTTTCAGGCTTTAAAAAGATTTTCAAAAATCGATCAACTACCAATATCATCTTTCTTGTGCCCGTTTTATTTATGAGCTCTTTGGCGCCCAAAACAGCAAGTGACGTGTCGAATTATTCAACTGTTCTAGGCTGGGCCTTTTTAGTGACATTTTTGGTTATCCCTCTTTTCTTCAGCATGTTAATGAAAATGAAAAAGGTTGTGTTCAAATGA
- a CDS encoding universal stress protein translates to MFKRILLASDGSEHAAKATEKAVQLAQLMENSFIQVIYAVEGDSRLKSLSRDEERESRIHTTDEILKKGNVEYEITFMHGDAAKTVIQFANQNSFDLVVIGSRGLNPVKGMLLGSVSSKIAQQVTIPVLIVK, encoded by the coding sequence ATGTTTAAACGAATTTTACTTGCCTCAGATGGCTCAGAACATGCAGCTAAAGCAACAGAAAAAGCCGTTCAGCTGGCTCAGCTGATGGAAAACAGTTTTATTCAAGTTATTTATGCAGTAGAGGGTGATTCAAGGTTGAAATCACTTAGCCGCGATGAGGAACGGGAAAGTCGAATACATACAACAGATGAAATTTTAAAAAAGGGAAATGTCGAGTATGAGATTACGTTTATGCATGGAGACGCGGCTAAAACAGTGATTCAATTTGCTAATCAAAATTCATTTGACCTTGTAGTAATAGGAAGCAGAGGGTTAAATCCTGTAAAAGGCATGCTGCTTGGAAGCGTTAGTTCTAAGATTGCACAGCAAGTAACCATTCCTGTGCTAATTGTTAAATAG
- a CDS encoding secondary thiamine-phosphate synthase enzyme YjbQ yields MLHSFTIKTNKRDEMTDVTSQVQAVIRTEGLKEGAIVVYCPHTTAGITINENADPDVKTDMIRRFDEVYPWKHKLDLHMEGNTAAHLKASTVGSSQHIIVHDGQLLLGTWQGIYFCEFDGPRTRTYYVKILSAQ; encoded by the coding sequence ATGCTACATTCATTTACGATAAAAACGAACAAGCGTGACGAAATGACTGACGTCACGAGTCAAGTACAGGCAGTGATAAGAACAGAAGGGTTAAAAGAAGGGGCTATAGTTGTTTACTGTCCTCATACAACAGCTGGTATCACAATTAATGAAAATGCGGATCCGGATGTAAAAACCGATATGATCCGACGCTTTGATGAAGTATATCCTTGGAAACATAAGTTAGATCTTCATATGGAAGGAAATACGGCGGCGCATCTCAAAGCGAGCACGGTCGGCTCTTCTCAGCATATAATCGTTCACGATGGGCAGCTGCTGCTAGGAACGTGGCAAGGAATTTATTTTTGTGAGTTTGATGGACCGAGGACTCGTACGTATTATGTAAAAATTTTATCTGCACAATAA
- a CDS encoding C40 family peptidase, with the protein MKKVIAALTLAGVIVSTSPIVSQAALGDQTLRQGINHQDVKQLQQTLKNKGYFKGNTTTYFGTVTTSAVKSFQRKNGLAADGIVGKGTYAKLGVSAKGKSSSSSARYNPNAVINKGKQYMGVRYRWGGTTPSGFDCSGFIGYAFKHGGGVQLPRTVAQIYQKGTRVSSPKAGDIVFFQTYTKGPSHAGIYLGNNQFLHCSSSKGVSISSMKESYWSKRYLGAKRM; encoded by the coding sequence ATGAAAAAAGTAATAGCAGCTCTTACGCTTGCTGGCGTTATTGTTTCTACTAGCCCGATTGTCAGCCAAGCGGCTCTAGGCGACCAAACGCTTCGCCAAGGCATAAATCACCAAGATGTTAAACAACTACAACAAACGTTGAAAAATAAAGGCTATTTTAAAGGGAATACGACTACATACTTTGGGACTGTTACAACTTCTGCTGTAAAATCATTTCAGCGCAAAAACGGACTAGCAGCAGATGGCATTGTCGGAAAAGGAACGTATGCTAAACTAGGCGTTTCAGCAAAGGGCAAATCGTCTTCTAGCTCAGCGCGCTATAATCCTAACGCGGTGATTAACAAAGGAAAACAGTATATGGGCGTTCGATATCGTTGGGGTGGAACAACGCCAAGCGGCTTTGACTGCAGCGGTTTTATTGGCTATGCGTTCAAACATGGCGGCGGGGTTCAACTTCCTCGAACAGTAGCTCAAATTTATCAAAAAGGAACGCGCGTCTCAAGTCCAAAAGCTGGAGATATTGTATTCTTTCAAACCTATACAAAAGGACCTTCTCATGCAGGAATTTATTTAGGAAACAACCAGTTCCTTCACTGCTCTTCATCTAAAGGTGTGAGCATCTCTTCTATGAAAGAGAGCTATTGGAGCAAACGCTATTTAGGTGCTAAAAGAATGTAG
- a CDS encoding DUF3885 domain-containing protein has protein sequence MTTMRLQSYLTTMFPNVQMKRPLFYNAPAGIRFTLTNQKGVWEREYMKNVYARAYEIFETLHEKNDELLLVFKANAAQDDLLLKKKKETAIKKFIRSRLKKQEVQSVALLNNAEYIIACKTNDVKEKLLLQSIANRDLHIHPAIEEECYIVNLNKETIFHLYDERGLDIVSNNQSSLQLLQQKFHDWILDIDAACSTKVQ, from the coding sequence ATGACCACAATGCGACTTCAATCATACTTAACAACAATGTTTCCAAATGTTCAAATGAAAAGACCTCTTTTTTACAACGCGCCCGCAGGTATCCGCTTTACGCTTACCAATCAAAAAGGCGTATGGGAACGAGAATACATGAAAAATGTGTACGCACGCGCTTACGAAATTTTTGAGACACTCCATGAAAAAAATGATGAGCTGTTACTTGTTTTCAAAGCGAATGCTGCACAAGATGATTTACTTTTAAAAAAGAAAAAAGAAACAGCTATTAAAAAATTCATTCGCTCTCGCCTTAAGAAGCAAGAAGTTCAATCGGTAGCATTATTAAATAACGCTGAGTATATTATTGCCTGTAAAACAAATGATGTGAAAGAAAAGCTTCTTTTGCAATCAATTGCTAACCGCGATCTTCATATTCATCCGGCTATTGAAGAAGAGTGTTACATTGTGAATTTGAATAAAGAAACCATCTTTCACCTTTACGACGAGCGAGGACTGGACATTGTATCAAACAATCAGTCTTCTCTTCAACTGCTTCAGCAAAAGTTCCACGACTGGATTCTAGATATTGATGCAGCTTGTTCAACAAAAGTACAGTAA
- the pfkA gene encoding 6-phosphofructokinase translates to MKRIGVLTSGGDSPGMNPAVRAVVRKAIHEGMEVYGIYQGYQGLIEGNIKKLEVGDVGDIIQRGGTMLYSARCPEFKTEEGRLKGIENLKKHGIEGLVVIGGDGSYMGAVKLTELGFPCIGIPGTIDNDIPGTDFTLGFDTALHTVIDAIDKIRDTATSHERTFIIEVMGRNAGDIALWSGLAGGAETILIPEAKDEFQEMVDRLRKGQERGKKHSIIVVAEGVANGNEVAKQLHEAAGIETRVTVLGHIQRGGSPTAQDRVLGSRFGGRAVELLLEGKGGRAIGIRKNEIVDYDIMEILGEPHHINADMYRLSKELSI, encoded by the coding sequence ATGAAAAGAATAGGTGTATTAACAAGCGGCGGAGATTCTCCAGGTATGAATCCTGCGGTTCGTGCTGTTGTGCGTAAAGCAATTCATGAAGGTATGGAAGTTTACGGTATCTATCAAGGATATCAAGGGTTAATAGAAGGAAATATTAAAAAGCTAGAAGTTGGAGATGTTGGTGACATCATTCAACGCGGCGGAACCATGCTTTATTCTGCAAGATGTCCAGAATTCAAAACAGAAGAAGGACGTTTAAAAGGTATTGAAAACCTTAAGAAGCATGGTATTGAAGGCTTAGTAGTTATCGGTGGAGACGGATCATATATGGGAGCTGTAAAACTAACAGAGCTTGGTTTCCCTTGTATCGGTATCCCAGGAACGATTGATAACGACATTCCAGGAACAGATTTTACATTAGGATTTGATACAGCTCTTCATACGGTTATCGACGCAATTGATAAAATCCGTGATACGGCGACTTCTCATGAACGTACGTTTATTATTGAAGTTATGGGTCGTAATGCAGGAGACATCGCTCTTTGGTCAGGTCTTGCTGGCGGGGCGGAAACAATCCTTATCCCAGAAGCAAAAGATGAGTTCCAAGAAATGGTTGATCGTTTGAGAAAAGGACAAGAGCGCGGTAAAAAGCACAGCATTATCGTAGTAGCTGAAGGTGTAGCAAATGGTAATGAAGTAGCGAAGCAGCTGCATGAAGCTGCAGGTATTGAAACGCGTGTAACAGTATTAGGACACATTCAGCGCGGTGGTTCCCCAACTGCTCAAGATCGTGTGCTAGGAAGCCGTTTCGGCGGTCGTGCAGTCGAGCTTCTACTAGAAGGTAAAGGCGGCCGTGCAATCGGTATCCGTAAAAATGAAATTGTAGATTATGATATTATGGAAATTTTAGGTGAACCTCATCATATCAATGCTGATATGTACCGTTTATCTAAAGAGCTTTCAATCTAA
- a CDS encoding Ger(x)C family spore germination protein, with protein sequence MTKKCLPVIMTIFLLCGCMSHRNIEQLSLVVGVAMDITPKIEPKTGKNQLVLTHQTLTETESGNMSSSIPYKNITTAGPTVHEITRNISLKSDPIYSQHQRALLIGEKASKTIPLDALINQFVRDNEIRRSSLAFVTKGDAKDVLTIQGMSVPPVNLIYELVYNKFKTNKILNPLTMGELSAKLKTDQSFLIQRISKIKNSVELDGAAIIKDKKAKFTLTQHQVEALTWLTGNIKGGIIYGKHGPYPFSYEIGDVQQDVKARIDSNHSVHFDINVQTSGRLSEDWETSKQALAASNVKKTERKIEAIIRKNAEKTLRLLQNNYKADVIDLHDYVRIHHPHFWKKHQHEWDEIFSQSTINYHVHVQIKDFGTQGRD encoded by the coding sequence ATGACGAAAAAATGTCTTCCTGTCATAATGACCATTTTTTTATTGTGCGGCTGTATGAGCCATCGAAACATTGAACAACTTTCTCTCGTCGTCGGAGTCGCAATGGATATTACGCCAAAAATCGAACCAAAAACAGGAAAAAACCAGCTTGTGCTAACTCATCAAACATTAACCGAAACGGAATCCGGAAATATGTCTTCTTCTATTCCATACAAGAACATTACAACTGCCGGCCCTACCGTTCATGAAATTACGCGAAATATTTCGCTGAAATCTGATCCCATATACAGTCAGCATCAGCGCGCTCTTTTAATAGGAGAAAAAGCGAGCAAGACCATCCCTCTTGATGCGCTTATCAATCAGTTTGTCCGTGATAATGAGATAAGGCGCAGCAGCCTTGCATTTGTTACAAAAGGCGATGCCAAAGATGTTTTAACGATTCAAGGGATGTCTGTGCCACCAGTCAACTTAATTTACGAGCTCGTTTACAATAAATTCAAAACCAATAAAATTTTAAACCCCCTAACAATGGGAGAGCTATCAGCCAAATTAAAAACAGATCAAAGCTTTCTAATACAGCGAATTTCTAAAATAAAAAATAGCGTTGAACTAGACGGTGCGGCGATCATAAAAGATAAAAAAGCAAAGTTTACCTTAACTCAGCACCAAGTGGAAGCTTTAACGTGGTTAACGGGGAATATTAAAGGCGGAATTATTTACGGCAAACACGGACCATACCCCTTTTCATATGAAATTGGAGATGTTCAGCAAGATGTGAAGGCCCGCATCGATTCAAATCACTCCGTTCATTTTGACATCAACGTTCAAACAAGCGGCAGGCTATCAGAAGATTGGGAGACCTCAAAACAAGCTCTTGCTGCTTCTAATGTCAAGAAAACCGAGAGAAAAATAGAAGCAATTATTCGCAAAAACGCGGAAAAAACACTCCGCTTATTGCAAAATAACTACAAAGCTGATGTGATTGACCTGCATGATTACGTAAGAATTCATCATCCTCATTTTTGGAAAAAACACCAGCATGAATGGGATGAAATATTTAGCCAGTCGACAATCAACTATCATGTTCATGTTCAAATTAAAGATTTTGGCACACAGGGCAGAGATTAA